One Bos taurus isolate L1 Dominette 01449 registration number 42190680 breed Hereford chromosome 3, ARS-UCD2.0, whole genome shotgun sequence DNA window includes the following coding sequences:
- the CROCC2 gene encoding ciliary rootlet coiled-coil protein 2 isoform X2: MSSASSEPGNGDSAERSRLGLDAVIKRLEDTVLSPTASREDRALTVRGGRWRASPIPVPARIRDIVAGSLAEGPRQGLREPLASLGSGPEEHTLLQDELSRLEDLLAQAGAERDELAGRYHTVNERLQARLQATTAQLRRSELERSMDLEDALGRLEAAEQRSTSLSQVNALLREQLEQLRKAHDRLAEELARTTGSVPRLWAELELREAQRRTHREAGRARSGQPQDTLLQRQVTALRGRLAELRAATEKGLADLRADVARMARRLHTACLNLSSNLRLTAGSEAAALEQQLRDKVREMLQLQGCWAAEKAALQARLAEQTLLVEKLTEQNASKERAISSLRMDVQRLESQHGGGGPTAPEDSRAEVETLRLLLDSITQVAQADAGSEELARSSGAEGEGAQGQRGSPLHAGNSLRAESPADPDSALWAVRQAIQRWRQREQELRQQLESSEARATGLQEQLSESQRELQASRSLLQEERQDLRGKLEAQSREAQWSRMTSELLGREKTALEETVEELRGEAATSHAEKQTLEARNAELQRSLRQCTEQKEALERQGERGRRALESSQGRLEQLEGTVSGLKTELVSAQEALDSARLQRDILESEREGLHGALARAESSKADLELLVSRLKAEGVEQRDSLAKMAAVTEALAQDKGSLNHLVLQLEQERDELRAQQQTLAQGQAGTREQLAQAERQVELLRAERRGLQRACGRLEERLERLEGQATRLRRERAQLQEQVTCKKQALEKQLAQSLQDQEAQMAALQRALQEKEALSEERVQLLAKQEALEKQGQLMAEEAADLRAERDALESSLFEAQQLASQLQARQEQLEGEARGARLARQALQVKLEQLQSVQEAQETRLRRQAAQQERDAQLALESRALAHREDLARLQREKETLSLSLMEEKEAAARRLKQEKELVAKNATRRAALKEEIQSLRRERDESLLQLQHEKQQALLLRDAELSRLRGELQLVRQEAQGQQEQAEATISTVASELKALQAQFEDAISAHQTEARALRETLRALVAQRSSTGREAETLRAQLDEAHEALAALHRELQGSEETQEGLQKEARDARRALADAAREKDALRDSNTELRATLRRAEQEKASFKRSTEEREQKVLVLEEAWASAQKQAGELRASLREAERAAVDTQQQLQELRRQVTTLEAENQRKSRELVRLQTRGAQEPSRQEALALQTLVAEAKAAREDSQWEVRRLRRMLAEVEAQAKTREKHLERQLCESRGSERALWAELRGVARKLLQADGVADSLQARPDRACGRAHGLKQEPARAEGTQRETEDQRGQLWSMLHPSVGLHGWSPVASPEPAGPPSRAGGLSQPCFRITRESSPETSRASRPRRPARLQSRGPSPARSLPCVTPSERGPLPCWSPRLISVPPPTGSAQEAGRGLPQRPTEGLPGAKPEGEKAGRGRITSPRDLELPGRTSRAGDDQTEASPPAGCRPLPGAKPEGEKAGRGRITCPRDLELPGRTSRAGDDQTEASPPAGCRPLPGAKPEGEKAGRGRITCPRDLELPGRTSRAGDDQTEASPPAGCRPLPGAKPEGEKAGRARITSPRDLELPGRTSRAGDDQTEASPPAGCRPLPGAKPEGEKAGRARITSPRDLQLPGRTSRAGDDQTEASPPAGCRPPRPTAPQSPGPCRCLPNLGARRVAPLAPQAGTRWRTS, encoded by the exons CTGCAGGCCCGGCTGCAGGCCACCACGGCCCAGCTGCGGAGGTCGGAGCTGGAGCGCAGCATGGACCTGGAGGACGCCCTGGGCCGTCTGGAGGCGGCCGAGCAGAG GAGCACCAGCCTCTCCCAGGTGAACGCCCTCCTGCGGGAGCAGCTGGAGCAGCTGAGGAAGGCCCACGACAGGCTGGCCGAGGAGCTGGCCAGGACAACGGGCAGCGTGCCCCGTCTGTGGGCCGAGCTGGAGCTGCGAGAAGCACAGCGCCGGACCCACAGAGAG GCCGGGCGCGCCCGCTCAGGGCAGCCCCAGGACACCCTCCTGCAGAGGCAGGTCACCGCGCTCCGGGGACGCCTGGCCGAGCTGCGTGCAGCCACCGAGAA GGGCCTCGCTGACCTGCGGGCGGATGTGGCCAGGATGGCCCGGCGCCTGCACACGGCCTGCCTGAACCTCAGCTCCAACCTGCGGCTGACGGCCGGCAGTGAGGCCGCTGCCTTGGAGCAGCAGCTGCGGGACAAGGTGCGGGAGATGCTGCAGCTGCAGGGCTGCTGGGCCGCGGAGAAGGCGGCGCTCCAGGCCAG ACTCGCAGAACAGACACTGCTGGTGGAGAAGCTCACCGAGCAAAACGCGAGCAAGGAGAGAGCCATCTCTTCCCTGAGAATGGACGTGCAGAGACTG GAGTCCCAGCATGGCGGCGGAGGCCCGACGGCCCCAGAGGACTCGAGGGCGGAGGTGGAGACCCTGCGGCTTCTCTTGGACAGCATCACACAG GTGGCCCAGGCAGATGCGGGGAGCGAGGAGCTGGCAAGGAGCAGTGGTGCTGAAGGCGAGGGGGCGCAGGGCCAACGGGGGAGCCCCCTGCATGCTGGGAACTCCCTGAGGGCTGAGTCCCCGGCGGACCCGGACTCAGCACTGTGGGCTGTGCGGCAGGCCATTCAGAGGTGGCGGCAGCGGGAGCAG GAGCTGCGCCAGCAGCTGGAGTCGTCCGAGGCGAGGGCCACAGGGCTCCAGGAACAGCTGTCTGAAAGCCAGCGGGAGCTGCAGGCCTCAAGAAGCCTCCTGCAGGAGGAGCGCCAGGACCTCCGGGGCAAGCTGGAGGCACAGAGCCGGGAGGCACAGTGGAGCCGCATGACCAGCGAGCTCCTGGGGAG AGAGAAGACGGCTCTCGAGGAGACGGTTGAGGAGCTAAGGGGGGAGGCAGCCACGTCCCACGCTGAGAAACAGACCTTGGAGGCCAGGAACGCAGAGCTGCAGAGGAGCCTCCGGCAGTGCACGGAGCAGAAGGAGGCGCTGGAGCGGCAGGGCGAGCGCGGCCGGAGGGCGTTGGAGAGCAG TCAAGGGCGCCTGGAGCAGCTGGAGGGCACAGTCTCGGGGCTCAAGACGGAGCTGGTGTCAGCCCAGGAGGCGTTGGACTCAGCACGGCTGCAGAGGGACATCCTGGAGAGCGAGAGGGAGGGTCTGCACGGCGCCCTGGCCCGG GCCGAGTCCAGCAAAGCTGACCTGGAACTGCTCGTGAGCCGGCTCAAGGCAGAGGGGGTGGAGCAGAGGGATTCCCTGGCCAAGATGGCTGCTGTGACGGAGGCGCTGGCTCAGGACAAAGGCTCCCTGAACCACCTCGTCCTGCAG CTGGAGCAGGAGCGGGACGAGCTGCGGGCGCAGCAGCAGACGCTGGCGCAGGGGCAGGCGGGCACCCGGGAGCAGCTGGCGCAGGCCGAGCGGCAGGTGGAGCTCCTGCGGGCTGAGAGGAGGGGCCTGCAGCGGGCCTGCGGGCGGCTGGAGGAGCGGCTGGAGCGGCTGGAGGGTCAGGCAACCCGACTCCGGCGAGAACGGGCCCAGTTGCAGGAGCAG gTCACATGCAAGAAACAGGCCCTGGAGAAGCAGCTGGCCCAAAGCCTGCAGGACCAGGAGGCCCAGATGGCCGCTCTCCAGAGGGCCCTGCAGGAGAAGGAGGCTTTGTCTGAAGAGCGAGTCCAGCTGCTGGCCAAGCAGGAGGCCCTGGAGAAGCAAGGTCAGCTCATGGCCGAGGAGGCAGCCGATCTCAG GGCCGAGAGGGACGCCCTGGAGAGCAGCCTCTTTGAGGCCCAACAGCTGGCGTCGCAGCTGCAGGCTCGGCAGGAGCAGCTGGAGGGAGAGGCCCGGGGTGCACGGCTGGCCCGGCAGGCCCTGCAAG TGAAACTGGAGCAGCTGCAGAGCGTCCAGGAGGCCCAGGAGACGAGGCTCCGGCGGCAGGCGGCGCAGCAGGAGCGGGACGCGCAGCTGGCCCTGGAGAGCCGGGCGCTGGCCCACCGCGAGGACCTCGCCCGGCTCCAGAGGGAGAAG GAGACCCTGAGTCTGTCTCTGATGGAGGAAAAGGAAGCAGCAGCACGCCGGCTGAAACAGGAGAAGGAGCTGGTGGCAAAGAATGCAACCAGGAGGGCGGCGCTGAAGGAGGAAATTCAGAGCCTAAGGCGTGAGCGAGACGAGAGTCTCCTTCAGCTGCAGCACGAGAAGCAGCAG GCCCTGCTTCTACGAGACGCGGAGCTGAGCCGGCTGCGGGGGGAGCTGCAGCTGGTACGGCAGGAGGCCCAGGGCCAGCAAGAACAAGCCGAG GCCACCATCAGCACCGTGGCCTCAGAGCTGAAGGCCCTGCAGGCCCAGTTTGAGGATGCCATCTCTGCCCACCAGACGGAGGCCAGGGCCCTGCGTGAGACGCTCCGGGCGCTGGTGGCCCAGCGGAGCAGCACAGGGAGAGAG GCCGAGACGCTGCGGGCACAGCTGGACGAGGCCCACGAGGCGCTGGCCGCACTGCACCGGGAGCTGCAGGGCAGCGAGGAGACCCAGGAGGGGCTGCAAAAGGAGGCCCGGGACGCCCGCCGGGCGCTGGCCGATGCGGCCCGAGAGAAGGACGCACTGCGGGATTCCAACACCGAGCTGCGGGCCACCCTCCGCCGGGCCGAGCAGGAGAAGGCCAG CTTCAAGCGCTCCACGGAGGAGAGGGAGCAGAAGGTCCTGGTCCTGGAGGAGGCCTGGGCATCGGCCCAGAAGCAGGCGGGCGAGCTGCGGGCCAGCCTGCGGGAGGCGGAGCGGGCGGCCGTGGACACCCAGCAGCAGCTCCAGGAGCTACGCAGACAG GTGACGACGCTggaggcagagaaccagagaaagAGCCGGGAGCTGGTGCGGCTGCAGACCCGGGGTGCCCAGGAGCCAAGCCGGCAGGAGGCCCTGGCACTGCAGACGCTGGTGGCTGAGGCGAAGGCCGCCCGCGAGGACTCGCAGTGGGAG GTCCGGAGGCTGCGGCGGATGCTGGCAGAGGTGGAGGCCCAGGCCAAGACCCGGGAGAAGCACCTGGAGCGGCAGCTCTGCGAGAGCCGAGGGTCCGAGCGGGCCCTCTGGGCTGAGCTGCGTGGCGTTGCCCGGAAGCTGCTGCAGGCCGATGGCGTGGCCGACAGCCTCCAGGCTCGCCCGGACAGGGCCTGTGGCCGGGCCCACGGCCTCAAACAGGAGCCGGCCCGCGCCGAGGGCACCCAGCGGGAAACGGAGGACCAGCGGGGCCAGCTGTGGTCCATGCTCCACCCCAGCGTGGGGCTCCACGGATGGAGCCCTGTGGCCTCTCCTGAGCCAGCAGGGCCCCCCAGCAGAG CCGGCGGTCTTTCTCAGCCATGCTTCCGCATCACAAGAGAGTCTAGTCCAGAGACCTCCAGGGCCTCCAGACCACGGCGCCCAGCTCGTCTGCAGTCACGTGGCCCTTCCCCCGCTAGGTCCCTGCCCTGCGTCACCCCCTCAGAGAGAGGGCCGCTGCCCTGCTGGTCACCCCGCCTCATTTCTGTACCCCCCCCTACTGGGTCTGCTCAGGAGGCAGGCCGGGGCCTACCACAGCGTCCAACGGAGGGGCTTCCGGGGGCAAAGCCAGAAGGAGAGAAGGCTGGGCGGGGAAGGATCACCTCCCCTAGGGACCTGGAGCTTCCAGGCAGGACAAGTAGAGCAGGGGACGATCAGACGGAGGCCTCTCCACCAGCTGGGTGTCGGCCACTTCCGGGGGCAAAGCCAGAAGGAGAGAAGGCTGGGCGGGGAAGGATCACCTGCCCTAGGGACCTGGAGCTTCCAGGCAGGACAAGTAGAGCAGGGGACGATCAGACGGAGGCCTCTCCACCAGCTGGGTGTCGGCCACTTCCGGGGGCAAAGCCAGAAGGAGAGAAGGCTGGGCGGGGAAGGATCACCTGCCCTAGGGACCTGGAGCTTCCAGGCAGGACAAGTAGAGCAGGGGACGATCAGACGGAGGCCTCTCCACCAGCTGGGTGTCGGCCACTTCCGGGGGCAAAGCCAGAAGGAGAGAAGGCTGGGCGGGCAAGGATCACCTCCCCTAGGGACCTGGAGCTTCCAGGCAGGACAAGTAGAGCAGGGGACGATCAGACGGAGGCCTCTCCACCAGCTGGGTGTCGGCCACTTCCGGGGGCAAAGCCAGAAGGAGAGAAGGCTGGGCGGGCAAGGATCACCTCCCCTAGGGACCTGCAGCTTCCAGGCAGGACAAGTAGAGCAGGGGACGATCAGACGGAGGCCTCTCCACCAGCTGGGTGTCGGCCACCTAGACCCACGGCGCCTCAGTCTCCCGGGCCATGCAGGTGCCTCCCGAACCTGGGAGCCAGGCGAGTGGCCCCGCTTGCCCCCCAGGCTGGCACCAGGTGGAGGACAAGCTGA
- the CROCC2 gene encoding ciliary rootlet coiled-coil protein 2 isoform X8: MSSASSEPGNGDSAERSRLGLDAVIKRLEDTVLSPTASREDRALTVRGGRWRASPIPVPARIRDIVAGSLAEGPRQGLREPLASLGSGPEEHTLLQDELSRLEDLLAQAGAERDELAGRYHTVNERLQARLQATTAQLRRSELERSMDLEDALGRLEAAEQRSTSLSQVNALLREQLEQLRKAHDRLAEELARTTGSVPRLWAELELREAQRRTHREAGRARSGQPQDTLLQRQVTALRGRLAELRAATEKGLADLRADVARMARRLHTACLNLSSNLRLTAGSEAAALEQQLRDKVREMLQLQGCWAAEKAALQARLAEQTLLVEKLTEQNASKERAISSLRMDVQRLESQHGGGGPTAPEDSRAEVETLRLLLDSITQVAQADAGSEELARSSGAEGEGAQGQRGSPLHAGNSLRAESPADPDSALWAVRQAIQRWRQREQELRQQLESSEARATGLQEQLSESQRELQASRSLLQEERQDLRGKLEAQSREAQWSRMTSELLGREKTALEETVEELRGEAATSHAEKQTLEARNAELQRSLRQCTEQKEALERQGERGRRALESSQGRLEQLEGTVSGLKTELVSAQEALDSARLQRDILESEREGLHGALARAESSKADLELLVSRLKAEGVEQRDSLAKMAAVTEALAQDKGSLNHLVLQLEQERDELRAQQQTLAQGQAGTREQLAQAERQVELLRAERRGLQRACGRLEERLERLEGQATRLRRERAQLQEQVGQVTCKKQALEKQLAQSLQDQEAQMAALQRALQEKEALSEERVQLLAKQEALEKQGQLMAEEAADLRAERDALESSLFEAQQLASQLQARQEQLEGEARGARLARQALQVKLEQLQSVQEAQETRLRRQAAQQERDAQLALESRALAHREDLARLQREKETLSLSLMEEKEAAARRLKQEKELVAKNATRRAALKEEIQSLRRERDESLLQLQHEKQQALLLRDAELSRLRGELQLVRQEAQGQQEQAEATISTVASELKALQAQFEDAISAHQTEARALRETLRALVAQRSSTGREAETLRAQLDEAHEALAALHRELQGSEETQEGLQKEARDARRALADAAREKDALRDSNTELRATLRRAEQEKASFKRSTEEREQKVLVLEEAWASAQKQAGELRASLREAERAAVDTQQQLQELRRQVTTLEAENQRKSRELVRLQTRGAQEPSRQEALALQTLVAEAKAAREDSQWEVRRLRRMLAEVEAQAKTREKHLERQLCESRGSERALWAELRGVARKLLQADGVADSLQARPDRACGRAHGLKQEPARAEGTQRETEDQRGQLWSMLHPSVGLHGWSPVASPEPAGPPSRDCSTPGLPVHHHLPEFAQIHVH; the protein is encoded by the exons CTGCAGGCCCGGCTGCAGGCCACCACGGCCCAGCTGCGGAGGTCGGAGCTGGAGCGCAGCATGGACCTGGAGGACGCCCTGGGCCGTCTGGAGGCGGCCGAGCAGAG GAGCACCAGCCTCTCCCAGGTGAACGCCCTCCTGCGGGAGCAGCTGGAGCAGCTGAGGAAGGCCCACGACAGGCTGGCCGAGGAGCTGGCCAGGACAACGGGCAGCGTGCCCCGTCTGTGGGCCGAGCTGGAGCTGCGAGAAGCACAGCGCCGGACCCACAGAGAG GCCGGGCGCGCCCGCTCAGGGCAGCCCCAGGACACCCTCCTGCAGAGGCAGGTCACCGCGCTCCGGGGACGCCTGGCCGAGCTGCGTGCAGCCACCGAGAA GGGCCTCGCTGACCTGCGGGCGGATGTGGCCAGGATGGCCCGGCGCCTGCACACGGCCTGCCTGAACCTCAGCTCCAACCTGCGGCTGACGGCCGGCAGTGAGGCCGCTGCCTTGGAGCAGCAGCTGCGGGACAAGGTGCGGGAGATGCTGCAGCTGCAGGGCTGCTGGGCCGCGGAGAAGGCGGCGCTCCAGGCCAG ACTCGCAGAACAGACACTGCTGGTGGAGAAGCTCACCGAGCAAAACGCGAGCAAGGAGAGAGCCATCTCTTCCCTGAGAATGGACGTGCAGAGACTG GAGTCCCAGCATGGCGGCGGAGGCCCGACGGCCCCAGAGGACTCGAGGGCGGAGGTGGAGACCCTGCGGCTTCTCTTGGACAGCATCACACAG GTGGCCCAGGCAGATGCGGGGAGCGAGGAGCTGGCAAGGAGCAGTGGTGCTGAAGGCGAGGGGGCGCAGGGCCAACGGGGGAGCCCCCTGCATGCTGGGAACTCCCTGAGGGCTGAGTCCCCGGCGGACCCGGACTCAGCACTGTGGGCTGTGCGGCAGGCCATTCAGAGGTGGCGGCAGCGGGAGCAG GAGCTGCGCCAGCAGCTGGAGTCGTCCGAGGCGAGGGCCACAGGGCTCCAGGAACAGCTGTCTGAAAGCCAGCGGGAGCTGCAGGCCTCAAGAAGCCTCCTGCAGGAGGAGCGCCAGGACCTCCGGGGCAAGCTGGAGGCACAGAGCCGGGAGGCACAGTGGAGCCGCATGACCAGCGAGCTCCTGGGGAG AGAGAAGACGGCTCTCGAGGAGACGGTTGAGGAGCTAAGGGGGGAGGCAGCCACGTCCCACGCTGAGAAACAGACCTTGGAGGCCAGGAACGCAGAGCTGCAGAGGAGCCTCCGGCAGTGCACGGAGCAGAAGGAGGCGCTGGAGCGGCAGGGCGAGCGCGGCCGGAGGGCGTTGGAGAGCAG TCAAGGGCGCCTGGAGCAGCTGGAGGGCACAGTCTCGGGGCTCAAGACGGAGCTGGTGTCAGCCCAGGAGGCGTTGGACTCAGCACGGCTGCAGAGGGACATCCTGGAGAGCGAGAGGGAGGGTCTGCACGGCGCCCTGGCCCGG GCCGAGTCCAGCAAAGCTGACCTGGAACTGCTCGTGAGCCGGCTCAAGGCAGAGGGGGTGGAGCAGAGGGATTCCCTGGCCAAGATGGCTGCTGTGACGGAGGCGCTGGCTCAGGACAAAGGCTCCCTGAACCACCTCGTCCTGCAG CTGGAGCAGGAGCGGGACGAGCTGCGGGCGCAGCAGCAGACGCTGGCGCAGGGGCAGGCGGGCACCCGGGAGCAGCTGGCGCAGGCCGAGCGGCAGGTGGAGCTCCTGCGGGCTGAGAGGAGGGGCCTGCAGCGGGCCTGCGGGCGGCTGGAGGAGCGGCTGGAGCGGCTGGAGGGTCAGGCAACCCGACTCCGGCGAGAACGGGCCCAGTTGCAGGAGCAGGTGGGCCAG gTCACATGCAAGAAACAGGCCCTGGAGAAGCAGCTGGCCCAAAGCCTGCAGGACCAGGAGGCCCAGATGGCCGCTCTCCAGAGGGCCCTGCAGGAGAAGGAGGCTTTGTCTGAAGAGCGAGTCCAGCTGCTGGCCAAGCAGGAGGCCCTGGAGAAGCAAGGTCAGCTCATGGCCGAGGAGGCAGCCGATCTCAG GGCCGAGAGGGACGCCCTGGAGAGCAGCCTCTTTGAGGCCCAACAGCTGGCGTCGCAGCTGCAGGCTCGGCAGGAGCAGCTGGAGGGAGAGGCCCGGGGTGCACGGCTGGCCCGGCAGGCCCTGCAAG TGAAACTGGAGCAGCTGCAGAGCGTCCAGGAGGCCCAGGAGACGAGGCTCCGGCGGCAGGCGGCGCAGCAGGAGCGGGACGCGCAGCTGGCCCTGGAGAGCCGGGCGCTGGCCCACCGCGAGGACCTCGCCCGGCTCCAGAGGGAGAAG GAGACCCTGAGTCTGTCTCTGATGGAGGAAAAGGAAGCAGCAGCACGCCGGCTGAAACAGGAGAAGGAGCTGGTGGCAAAGAATGCAACCAGGAGGGCGGCGCTGAAGGAGGAAATTCAGAGCCTAAGGCGTGAGCGAGACGAGAGTCTCCTTCAGCTGCAGCACGAGAAGCAGCAG GCCCTGCTTCTACGAGACGCGGAGCTGAGCCGGCTGCGGGGGGAGCTGCAGCTGGTACGGCAGGAGGCCCAGGGCCAGCAAGAACAAGCCGAG GCCACCATCAGCACCGTGGCCTCAGAGCTGAAGGCCCTGCAGGCCCAGTTTGAGGATGCCATCTCTGCCCACCAGACGGAGGCCAGGGCCCTGCGTGAGACGCTCCGGGCGCTGGTGGCCCAGCGGAGCAGCACAGGGAGAGAG GCCGAGACGCTGCGGGCACAGCTGGACGAGGCCCACGAGGCGCTGGCCGCACTGCACCGGGAGCTGCAGGGCAGCGAGGAGACCCAGGAGGGGCTGCAAAAGGAGGCCCGGGACGCCCGCCGGGCGCTGGCCGATGCGGCCCGAGAGAAGGACGCACTGCGGGATTCCAACACCGAGCTGCGGGCCACCCTCCGCCGGGCCGAGCAGGAGAAGGCCAG CTTCAAGCGCTCCACGGAGGAGAGGGAGCAGAAGGTCCTGGTCCTGGAGGAGGCCTGGGCATCGGCCCAGAAGCAGGCGGGCGAGCTGCGGGCCAGCCTGCGGGAGGCGGAGCGGGCGGCCGTGGACACCCAGCAGCAGCTCCAGGAGCTACGCAGACAG GTGACGACGCTggaggcagagaaccagagaaagAGCCGGGAGCTGGTGCGGCTGCAGACCCGGGGTGCCCAGGAGCCAAGCCGGCAGGAGGCCCTGGCACTGCAGACGCTGGTGGCTGAGGCGAAGGCCGCCCGCGAGGACTCGCAGTGGGAG GTCCGGAGGCTGCGGCGGATGCTGGCAGAGGTGGAGGCCCAGGCCAAGACCCGGGAGAAGCACCTGGAGCGGCAGCTCTGCGAGAGCCGAGGGTCCGAGCGGGCCCTCTGGGCTGAGCTGCGTGGCGTTGCCCGGAAGCTGCTGCAGGCCGATGGCGTGGCCGACAGCCTCCAGGCTCGCCCGGACAGGGCCTGTGGCCGGGCCCACGGCCTCAAACAGGAGCCGGCCCGCGCCGAGGGCACCCAGCGGGAAACGGAGGACCAGCGGGGCCAGCTGTGGTCCATGCTCCACCCCAGCGTGGGGCTCCACGGATGGAGCCCTGTGGCCTCTCCTGAGCCAGCAGGGCCCCCCAGCAGAG actgcagcacaccaggcctcccagtccatcaccatctcccggagtttgctcaaattcatgtccattga